From one Catharus ustulatus isolate bCatUst1 chromosome 1, bCatUst1.pri.v2, whole genome shotgun sequence genomic stretch:
- the LOC116994645 gene encoding erythroblast NAD(P)(+)--arginine ADP-ribosyltransferase-like isoform X4 translates to MALLALTLALLTITVATMTIEEKPLDMAPDSFDDQYQGCGPAMRAELPALNHSEFHDNPSFADMWPVSVERWKYQGSPVSPLSSPDQAIAIMTATNLDLYEYFNEEVRMAGRSPQEYRYNFHYKTLHFLLTDALATLRDAHKGQKCHLVFRGVYYLRYRAKPGDIVRFGHFMSSTLNKTVAERSGITTLFKVQTCHGADIQAFGDNPDKDDVLIPPFEKFKVTKVIEKGEKVEIHLDSIGTYSKYNCEWLRGGSIPGAPFHIGGLLLATTALAVATGIL, encoded by the exons ATGGCCCTCCTGGctctcaccctggcactgctgacaATCACCGTGGCCACCATGACCATTGAGGAAAAGCCCCTGGACATGGCCCCGGACTCCTTCGATGACCAGTACCAGGGCTGTGGCCCTGCCATGAGGGCGGAGCTGCCGGCTCTGAACCACTCCGAGTTCCACGACAATCCTAGTTTTGCTGACATGTGGCCTGTGTCCGTGGAGAGGTGGAAGTATCAggggtcccctgtgtcccctctgtcatcCCCAGACCAGGCCATTGCCATCATGACCGCCACCAACTTGGACCTGTACGAGTATTTCAATGAGGAAGTGAGAATGGCTGGGCGCTCCCCCCAGGAATACCGGTACAATTTCCACTAcaaaactctgcatttcctgctgaccGACGCTCTGGCCACTCTGAGGGACGCTCACAAGGGGCAGAAATGTCACTTGGTGTTCCGAGGGGTGTACTACCTACGGTACAGGGCAAAGCCTGGTGACATCGTCCGGTTCGGTCACTTCATGTCATCGACACTTAACAAAACTGTCGCAGAAAGATCTGGGATCACCACGTTGTTCAAGGTGCAGACATGTCACGGCGCGGACATCCAGGCATTTGGTGACAATCCCGATAAGGATGATGTGCTGATCCCTCCCTTTGAGAAGTTCAAGGTCACCAAAGTCATTGAGAAAGGGGAGAAGGTGGAGATCCACCTCGACTCCATCGGGACCTACAGCAAATACAACTGCGAGTGGCTGAgag GTGGGAGCATCCCCGGGGCCCCCTTTCACATTGGAGGACTCCTCCtggccaccacagccctggcagtggccaCCGGGATCCTCTGA